The Perognathus longimembris pacificus isolate PPM17 chromosome 3, ASM2315922v1, whole genome shotgun sequence nucleotide sequence ggacttgaactcagggcctgggtgctcttttgctcaaggctagtactctaccactttaagccacagcgccagttctgctttttgagtggttcattggagataagtcttatggggacatttctgccctgtcttcaaactgtgatcctcagatctcaacttcctgagtagctaggattacaggcgtgagccactgattccCAGCAAGAGATATGGTTTAAATGCTCAGTTTTGGTGATTCCATAAAccatgctttacttttttttttttgccagtcctgggccttggactcagggcctgagcactgtccctgttctttttgctcaaggctagcactctgccacttcagccatagcaccacttctggctttttctatatatgtggtgctggggaatcgaacccagggcttcatgtatacaaggcaagcactcttgccgttaggccacatccccagcccctaaaccatgctttaatattattatttatggAAGTCTTCTGCTGTTTCTTCTTTTAAGATCCTCTACTTTGATTgtgtcagtttctttttcttctggcaTTTGGGTTTAGGAACTTTGCTCACTCTTTGACACAAAGTATGTCTGGAAGATGCCCCAACACCACACATGCAGgaatctctcctttcctttccagaaCATATCCATTTGCAGCGTTAGTACTCATTTGAGTAGATAAGACCAGAATTTGAAAACctccagaacaaaaatatctctGTCTTTATCCCCATCTTTCCAGGAATCCCTGAATCAGTTAACATTTTCATCTTTCATGCTTGCTAATGTGCTCTGTGTACACAGcacttttaaattaaatattttttaaactttttaacatGAATTTACTTGTATTAGAGTTCCCATTCGTGCATGCTTTCAAACAACTTTGAATATAAACCTGATAATCATAGAGGCGTATCATTAATGATGTTTACATTGTTAattctaaattatatatatatatatttatacatccAGGATAAACATGAGTCTGTGATCACAGAGCACTGAGACCACACATCCATGGGTGCTTTAACCATCTGGAACTTGGGTATGCAGTCTGTATTTTAGGGGAAATGTTACCTAATGGTGACAGCTTGTTTTgtagacatttttgttttctcttaactAGAGTGGTTGGGGTGAGAGAAGCTTTGGGAAGTTTCCTTGATTATGAaacaatatgaaaattaaaaattaaagtgtctgagtgtgtgtgtatgagtgtgtgtgtgtatgtgtgtgtgtgtgaatcctggggcttgaaatcagggcctgagtgctgatcCTGAGAAACAgttgtgtgctcaaggctggtgctccattactgtagccacagctccacttccggcttcttggtggtgaattgaagatTAAGAGAATCTCAccctcctggctttgaaccacaatgcttagCTCTTCAccctctgagaagctaggattacaggttgagccaTCATTGTCTGGCTCACACGTGCATTTTAAACTTAGTGAGGGTGAGGGTAGCTCTCTCTTTCCTGGCAGTTACTTCTACCATATGGAACCAGAAAACAGTACACAGATTTCTGAATTCCTTCTTCTGGGATTGTCAGAGGACCCAGCGCTGCAACCCCTTATATATGGGCTCTTCCTGTCCATGTATCTGATCACTGTGCTCGGGAATCTGCTCATCGTGCTGGCCACCATCTCCGACCCCCATCTGCACacgcccatgtacttcttcctggcCAACCTGTCCTTCGTGGACGTATGCTTCACTTCTTCCAGCATCCCCAAGATGCTGCTCAACATCCAGACCCAGAGCAAAGCCATCAGCTACGCGGGCTGCATCGCCCAGATGTTCTTCTTGCTGCTTTTTGCAGGGTTAGATGACTTCCTGCTGGCCGTGATGGCTTACGACCGCTTTGTGGCCATCTGTCACCCCCTGCACTACACGGTCATCATGAGCCCCCGGCTATGCGTGCTGATGGTGCTGGGCTCTGGCATCATCAGTACTTTGCACTCTTTGTTGCAGAGCTTGATGGTGTTACGGCTCTCTTTCTGCACAAACCTGGCCATTCCCCACTTTTTCTGTGAACTTAACCACGTGGTCCACCGTGCCTGTTCTGACACTCTCCTTAATGATGTGGTGATCTATTTGGCAGCAGTGCTGTTGGCCATGGGTCCCCTGGCCGGCATCCTGTATTCTTATTCCAAGATCGTGTCCTCCGTCCGGGCCATGTCCTCAGCTCggggcaagtacaaggccttttCCACCTGCGTGTCTCACCTCTCCGTGGTCTCCTTGTTTTATTGCACGTGCATAGGGGTGTACCTCAGCTCTGCGGCCACACACAACTCACACTCAACGGCCACGGCCTCGGTGATGTACATGGTGGTCACGCCCATGCTGAACCCCTtcatctacagcctgaggaaTAAAGACCTCAAGAGCACCCTGAGAAGGCtactggggaaggagctgctcagaGTGCCAGTTGGGTTTAGATTCAAACTGTGCACATGATGGCAGGCAGGGCTGAAATGGTTGGAGCCAATGGCTTTGATTCTTTAGGTCAAGGAAATAGTATTGGCTACTACCTCTGTGTGTGTCTAGTGAGGTCTGCTTGTTTCACATTCTCTTCTTGATGTTATTTAAATAAGTCACAATTCCATGAAACAATTCACTTACTGCTCCATAATATGGCATTTTCCCCTGTCTTCTT carries:
- the LOC125347681 gene encoding olfactory receptor 7A17-like: MEPENSTQISEFLLLGLSEDPALQPLIYGLFLSMYLITVLGNLLIVLATISDPHLHTPMYFFLANLSFVDVCFTSSSIPKMLLNIQTQSKAISYAGCIAQMFFLLLFAGLDDFLLAVMAYDRFVAICHPLHYTVIMSPRLCVLMVLGSGIISTLHSLLQSLMVLRLSFCTNLAIPHFFCELNHVVHRACSDTLLNDVVIYLAAVLLAMGPLAGILYSYSKIVSSVRAMSSARGKYKAFSTCVSHLSVVSLFYCTCIGVYLSSAATHNSHSTATASVMYMVVTPMLNPFIYSLRNKDLKSTLRRLLGKELLRVPVGFRFKLCT